In Lysobacter firmicutimachus, one genomic interval encodes:
- a CDS encoding S8 family peptidase: MTSSFRIALLCGAVLTALGASSAALAGGRPDLVLAGLKAGQAHRAGEVLVKFRDGSSAAQQGAARQAFGLEKLKTLRGGNARNGELALWRVAPGRDLAATLYELSKNPSVEYAEPNWEYQHQATSNDTYYSNGSLWGMYGSGTSPANAYGSQAAQAWAGGHTDCGNVVVGVIDEGYMYSHPDLAANAWTNPYDPVDGVDNDGNGYVDDVHGWDFEGDNNEVFDGAGDDHGTHVAGTIAGVGGNGQGVAGVCWSGVKLISGKFLGRRGGSTADAITAIDYFNDLKSRHGLNIVATNNSWGGGGFSQALQDAIGRANTAGILFVVAAGNSGVNCDTSDCYPAEYPNPNVLAVTALRSNGTQIYSYGATTIDIGAPGYGIWSTVPVSSKGKVIPGYASYNGTSMATPHVTGAVALYASSHPGATAADIKSAVMSAAIATPSLSGKTVSGGRLNASGF, translated from the coding sequence ATGACGTCCTCGTTTCGTATCGCCTTGCTGTGCGGCGCGGTGCTGACCGCGTTGGGTGCTTCGTCCGCCGCGCTCGCCGGTGGCCGGCCGGATCTGGTGCTGGCCGGGCTCAAGGCCGGGCAAGCGCATCGCGCCGGCGAAGTGCTGGTCAAGTTCCGCGACGGCAGCAGCGCGGCCCAGCAGGGCGCCGCGCGTCAGGCCTTCGGCCTGGAGAAGCTCAAGACTCTGCGCGGCGGCAATGCGCGCAACGGCGAACTGGCGCTGTGGCGGGTTGCGCCCGGGCGCGATCTGGCCGCGACCTTGTACGAACTGAGCAAGAACCCGAGCGTGGAGTACGCCGAACCCAACTGGGAATACCAGCATCAGGCGACGTCCAACGACACCTACTACAGCAACGGCTCGCTTTGGGGCATGTACGGCTCGGGCACCAGCCCGGCCAACGCCTACGGTTCGCAGGCCGCGCAGGCCTGGGCCGGCGGTCATACCGATTGCGGCAACGTGGTGGTCGGGGTCATCGACGAAGGCTACATGTACTCGCACCCGGACCTGGCGGCCAACGCCTGGACCAATCCCTACGATCCGGTCGACGGCGTCGACAACGACGGCAACGGTTACGTCGACGATGTCCACGGCTGGGATTTCGAAGGCGACAACAACGAAGTCTTCGACGGCGCAGGCGACGATCACGGCACCCACGTGGCCGGCACCATCGCCGGCGTCGGCGGCAATGGCCAGGGCGTGGCCGGCGTGTGCTGGAGCGGGGTCAAGCTGATCAGCGGCAAGTTCCTCGGCCGCCGCGGCGGCAGCACCGCCGATGCGATCACCGCGATCGACTACTTCAACGACCTCAAGAGCCGCCACGGCCTCAACATCGTCGCCACCAACAACTCCTGGGGCGGCGGCGGTTTCTCGCAAGCGCTGCAGGACGCGATCGGCCGCGCCAACACCGCCGGCATTCTGTTCGTGGTCGCCGCCGGCAACTCCGGCGTCAACTGCGACACCTCGGACTGCTACCCGGCCGAGTACCCGAATCCGAACGTGCTGGCGGTGACTGCGCTGCGTTCCAACGGCACGCAGATCTACAGCTACGGCGCCACCACCATCGACATCGGCGCGCCGGGCTACGGCATCTGGTCGACCGTGCCGGTTTCGTCCAAGGGCAAGGTGATCCCGGGTTACGCCAGCTACAACGGCACCTCGATGGCGACCCCGCACGTGACCGGCGCGGTGGCGCTGTACGCCTCCTCGCATCCGGGCGCGACCGCGGCCGACATCAAGAGTGCGGTGATGAGCGCGGCGATCGCCACGCCCTCGCTGAGCGGCAAGACCGTCAGCGGCGGCCGGCTCAACGCCAGCGGGTTCTGA
- the chrA gene encoding chromate efflux transporter: protein MLEVFRVFLRLGLTSFGGPIAHLGYFRDEFVRRRGWLDEAHYAQLLAICQFLPGPASSQLGFAIGLARAGWRGGLAAFAGFTLPSALAMFALALSAPHWIAHPAGVALVHGLKLVAVAVVAYGVWGMARSLTPDWRRRLIAIAAGVAIAGVGGPWMQLLAVAAGGAAGLALCRAPLLAGADGSIPNFAPGYGRGVALACLVTFALGLGAALLWSGGPASLAGLAAACYRAGALVFGGGHVVLPLLEQRLVATGWLELDRFLLGYGAAQALPGPMFALAAYVGAALPLPTPAPWRALVALLALFLPGLLLVAAALPLWSAWMRRAWAARAVAGINAAVVGLLAAALFDPIARQAIGEARDLGIVAVAVAMLAWRRLPVLAAVAWCVLAALGSAWPWPP, encoded by the coding sequence ATGCTTGAGGTGTTCCGGGTCTTCCTGCGCCTGGGCCTGACGTCGTTCGGCGGGCCGATCGCCCACCTGGGGTATTTCCGCGACGAGTTCGTGCGCCGTCGCGGCTGGCTGGACGAAGCGCATTACGCCCAGTTGCTGGCGATCTGCCAGTTCCTGCCCGGCCCGGCCAGCAGCCAGCTCGGCTTCGCCATCGGCTTGGCGCGCGCCGGCTGGCGCGGCGGGCTGGCGGCGTTTGCCGGTTTCACCTTGCCCTCGGCGCTGGCCATGTTCGCGTTGGCGCTGTCGGCGCCGCACTGGATCGCCCACCCGGCCGGCGTCGCCCTGGTGCACGGGCTCAAGCTGGTCGCGGTGGCGGTGGTCGCATACGGCGTGTGGGGCATGGCCCGCAGCCTGACCCCGGACTGGCGCCGGCGCCTGATCGCGATCGCCGCCGGCGTCGCGATCGCAGGCGTCGGCGGCCCCTGGATGCAGCTGCTCGCGGTCGCGGCGGGCGGTGCGGCCGGTCTGGCGCTGTGCCGCGCGCCGCTGCTGGCCGGCGCCGACGGATCGATCCCGAACTTCGCCCCCGGCTATGGCCGCGGCGTCGCGCTCGCCTGCCTGGTGACGTTCGCGCTCGGCCTCGGCGCCGCGTTGCTGTGGTCCGGCGGGCCGGCTTCGCTGGCCGGACTCGCCGCCGCCTGTTATCGCGCCGGTGCGCTGGTGTTCGGCGGCGGCCACGTGGTGCTGCCGCTGCTGGAACAACGCCTGGTCGCGACCGGTTGGCTGGAGCTCGACCGGTTCCTGCTCGGCTACGGCGCCGCGCAGGCGCTGCCAGGGCCGATGTTCGCGCTGGCCGCCTATGTGGGCGCGGCGCTGCCGTTGCCGACGCCGGCGCCGTGGCGCGCCCTGGTCGCGCTGCTGGCGCTGTTTCTGCCCGGCCTGTTGCTGGTCGCCGCCGCCCTGCCGCTGTGGTCGGCATGGATGCGCCGCGCCTGGGCGGCGCGGGCGGTGGCCGGGATCAACGCGGCCGTGGTCGGCTTGCTCGCAGCGGCCCTGTTCGACCCGATCGCCCGCCAGGCCATCGGCGAGGCGCGCGACCTCGGCATCGTCGCGGTCGCCGTCGCCATGCTGGCGTGGAGGCGGTTGCCGGTGCTGGCCGCGGTCGCCTGGTGCGTGCTGGCCGCGCTGGGCTCGGCCTGGCCATGGCCGCCGTGA